CTGCTGCATGTAGCCAGCTGCATGTAGCTACAGTAATATAGCTACAACCGGGTTAGCAGCTAAGAAGAATTGTCCTCCATAGAGACAATGGTTTTCCACAAAGAAAGTGCAGGATATGTCTCCAGAATTGGACACAAATGAGCATTCTGGTAAGTACTGCACTAATCTGAAATCATTTGAATGTCTGCTACCTGTAGGATAAGCACCAGGAGAATGTCTCATGTCTCAACCAGTGATCTTTTGAGTGACATAAGGCTTTaacattttctctccctcttttcaaTTTCTCTTTCAGGACATTTTGCTTTTGTGAGGTTTGAGAATGGATGCACTGCAAACTGTCCCACTGAGGCACTAGCCTCAGTGGGACAGCACGCACCAGCCCCATTGGGACAGCATGCACAAGCCTTCACTGGATGGAATTCACCAGTCCCAGTGGGACAGCATGCACAAGCCCTCACTGGATGGAACGCACCAACCTCAGTGGGACAGCACACACCAGCCCTCACTGGATGGAACGCACCAGCCTCAGTGGGACAGCACACACCAGCCCTCACTGGATGGAACGCACCAACCTCAGTGGGACAGCACACACCAGCCACAGTGGGACAGCACACACCAGCCCTCACTGGATGGAAAGCACCAGCCCAAGTGGGACAGCACACACCAGCCTCAGTGGGACAGCACACACCAGCTCCAGTGGGACAGCACACACCAGCCCTCACTGGATGGAAAGCACCAGCCTCAGTGGGACAGCACACACCAGCCCTCACTGGATGGAAAGCACCAGCCTCAGTGGGACAGCACACACCAGCCTCAGTGGGACAGCACACACCAGCTCCAGTCGGACAGCACACACCAGCCCAAGTGGGACAGCACACACCAGCCTCAGTGGGACAGCACACACCAGCCCTCACTGGATGGAAAGCACCAGCCTCAGTGGGACAGCACACACCAGCTCCAGTGGGTCAGCTCACACCAGCTCCAGTGGGACAGCACACACAAGCCTCAGTGGGACAGCACACACCAGCCCTCACTGGATGGAAAGCACCAGCCTCAGTGGGACAGCACACACCAGCTCCAGTGGGTCAGCTCACACCAGCCGCACGGCAGCTATGTGATGAGGGATGAGGTTGAAAAAATCCTGTGTGacaagggaaggatggaggaagtAATTTTGAGAATAGGTAAGTAATTAATATCATGTCACCTATCAAACTTTATTTTGTGAAGTTGAATTGTAAATCATTTTGAACAACTTCTCCAACCCCATTTCTGTTGTTTGTTTGGTTTTTTACATTTGGAAGAGTGATTGGGCCTAATAAtaatgaatgtactgtatgtgctatTGTCTCATCTCAGACCCAGTCCAGATCCGAGAGCTGCACGCTCTCATTGACATCGTTGGAGAGCAACACTGTGAGCTACAGGAGAGAAAGCCATCGGTGCTGTCCGGCGAGCGAGAGTTGTTTCCTGACAGTGGCATGTTCCTCTCATCCTTCCACCTTGCTGCCATCCATCAGGCATCTAGGCAAGATTTCTTGCATCTGTTTCATATCCTTTTTGACAGTTTTTTCTCAGTGGAAGAATGTGTCAATTCATTTGCCTTTGGACGCCATGGCAAGATCCCAGAGGGGAAGCGAGTCCTCGACCGGAAGAAGGTCAGCGGAATTCTAAGTAAGTATTTTCTCAAAGCTAGGTTACTTTGTTCCTTAACTGCCTACAGCAAATTAGGATTGATTCTTGATGAAAAGGATTTACGTATGTTATATGCTAATTTATCTCTGCAATCAAGTCAAATCAAGTTTCTGAAAACTGTATCTTAAATACCTCTAAAACAAACTAAAATCCCCAATGTTTTTTTTAAGATGTTTGTGTTTTGCATACTGAGTCCTTGAGTAGAAATGTCAGGTGTTATTTGTCAAAATATTCATGAAATGTTTTATATACTTTATTCCAGCCTGTCTTGCGATGTGCTTCCTTGGATGGTTGGACCGGAATCGATGGAGGCATTCATCAACAAGTGTAGGACCAGAGCAGGACAGAGTAGTGACTCAAATATTTTTGTTTGTGTACAATGTTCATATTTGCAATAAGGTTCATTTAAGAACATACTGCTATGTGCTTGGTGTCACATGTAGGTTAGACTTTTTGTTGACTACATCTGGTGGGTGACAACTGCCTATTTTCATCTCTACAATATTATTTTGGGGTTTAAGTAATACAAGAGCATATGTACAAGAGCATATGCTGTATATTCATTGTATTTACATTCTTACAGTAAATGGAAACCAatctcaaatcaaactttgtcacatgcgccaaatacaacaagtatagactttaccatgaaatgcttacctacaagcccataaccaacagtgtagttcaagaagagttaagaaaatatttaccaagtagactaaaataaaaagtaacgcaataagaataacgaggctatatacaggggtcaccggtaccgagtcagtgtgcgggggtacaggttagttgaggtcatttgtacatgtaggagggggtgaagtgactatgcatagataataaatagcaagtagcagcagtgtgcaaAAGGGAGTGCTGGGAATGAAAAAAAAGTGACATGCTTTGTTAATATAATAAGCACTGTTGAATACATTTGTTGAACTGTATCAGTTTTCATTCTTGTTTTGAACAGCTAATCATTAATACTGCAAATGAATGCTAACAAATTAAATTCTCAATTGTCTCATCTCATTAATCAAGCTGATGTATTGCTTCTGTAGTCATTTTAAGATAAATGAGACGAGGATGAGACGTTGCACATACAATGTAGAGATCTCCTTTATGGCTCATACTTCTTAGACATTTCTGAAATGATCCCCTCAGACAAAGATCATTAGCCTAATAAAAGTCTCAAACTTGTCTCCTCTAAAATAACAGAGGCAAGGATGAGCTCAACGGTTTACAATGATGAGACCTCTGCTGATCATACTTCTCAAATACTGCCAAAACGATAATCTCAATTCAACTTCATGTGTCCTATATATGTATCATAGAAGTCTCTAACATCTCAATATTTCTCCCAAGGGGCCTTTAGGAGCAATAACCCAGACACAAATGGTCACAGAATGATTCCGAATTGAGAAGCTCTAGGTAGTCACAAAAGATCTGGAGGATATCCGAGTGAACAacagattgttttcctatgggcagtacagtataatacagagaagtagtacagtatagagtagtatagtacagtattaacTCACAATTCCTCCTGCCTGTATCCCAGTGGATCATCCACTCTGTAACTAATTCCTAAGGTGAGGGCCACCACAACCGCAGGCAGTCCTAAAAGACAGAATGATGTTATTGCCTGGTAGTTttgcattttatttaactagacaagtcaattCTTTTTTAtaacgacggcctaccccggccaatccCGGACGACACTGAGCCTATTGTGCGCCggcctatgtgactcccaatcacagcccgATGTGagacagcctggaatcgaaccagggtctgtagtgacgccactagaactgagatgtagtgccttagacctctgtgccactcaggagcccatgcATGCAGCcatatacagagcattcggaaagtattcagacccctgactttttacacattgtgTTAccttacagtcttattctaaaatggaataaatacaattgtttcctcatcaatgtacaaacaataccccataataacaaagcgaaaagaggtttagacatttttgcaaatttattgaaacccaaaacagaaataccttatttacaaaaaaGTATTCACCCTTTGCTGTAAGaaatcaaaattgagctcaggtgcatcttgtttccattgatcatccttgacatgtttctacaacttgattggagtccacctgtggtaaattcaattgattggacatgatttggaaaggcacacacttgtctatataaggtcccacagttgacagtgtatgtcagagaaaaaaacaagccatgaggtcaaaggaattgtctgtagagctccaagactgGATTGTGTcgcggcacagatctggggaagggtacaaaaacatttctgtaggattgaaggtgcccaagaacagtggcctccatcattcttaaatggaagaagtttggaaccaccatgactcttcctagagctggccacccggccaaactgagcaatcagtggagaagggccttggtcagggaggtgaccaagaaccacgatggtcattctgacagtgtttctctggagatgggagaactttccagaaggacaaccatctctgcagcactccactaatcaggcctttatggtagagtggccagatggaagtcactcctcagtaaaagtcacatgacagcacacttggggtttgccaaaatgaaaccaagattgaactctttggcctgaatgccaagcatcacgtctggaggaaacctgacaccatccctatggtgaagcatggtggtggcagcatcatgctgtggggatgtttttcagcggcaggggctgggagaccagtcaggaacgtgggaaagatgaacggagcaaagtacagagcaatccttgatgaagacctgctccagagcgctaaggacctcagactgcCTGGTAGGTTGGATAACGATAATGGCGCTGGAGGGGGTTCGGAGCCCGTAAAGGGCAGCCATCAACTGTGCTATGTTTGttgttttgcattgtttgtaacttattttgtacataatgttgctgctacggtctcttatgaccgaaaagagcatctggatatcagaactgcgattactcacctcacACTGGACAAAGatgttttttctttaatgagtctgacgcgaAGGATATAGTGCTTCCCAAAGACCAGGCCCGAGTCCTTGTCATTCCCGTGAAGCAAAGACGGAAATACAGGGGGGGAGATCGGgatgccttgtgagaatttgttgGCGAGTGGGTGACCCAtctctaccatccgttctattggccaatgtgcaatcactggaaaataaactggatgatctcaGTTTGAGATTATCCTACCAGCagaacattaaaaactgtaatatcttatgtttcacagagtcgtggctgaaccacgacatggataatatagaactggctggcttctccatgcatcggcaggacagaacagctacgtctggtaagacaagaggtgggtgtgtgtgtctatttgtcaataacagctggtgcacaatgtctaatattaaggaagtcttgaagcactgcttgcctgaggtagagtacctcatgataagctgtagactacactatctacagtaggaagagagtttatctatattCTTAGCCGTCTATTTCCAACTAAAAACCGATGCCGGCACTTAGACTGCACgcaacaagctgtataaggccataagcaagcAAGGAAATCctcaggtagcctagttgttagggcgttggaccagtaactgaaataTTTCTAGaacaaatccccaagctgacaaggtaaaaatctgtcgttctaccactgagcaaagcagttaacctactgttccccggGAGCTGAAgaagtggatgtcgattatggcaaccccccacacctctctgattcagagggtttgggttaaCTGTGGGAGACATTTCAGtagtacaactgactaggtatcctcctttcatccagaagtggtgctcctagtggctggtgactttaatgcaggcacattttaatccattttacttttatttctaccagcatgtcacatttgCAACCATAGGAAAaagaactctagaccacctttactccacacagatgTCCATGAAGTGAAGGATGTTGAGTGTCAGATGTTGGCGTGCCAGTATTTGGACAGCCGGGTCAGGTGTTACAGGGCCATCAGTAGTTGGATGATCAGGGGTTAAAGGGGCAGCAGTAGTTGGAGTATCTGTAGCTGGACTGTCAGTTTGAGTGTAAGTAGTTGAGGTAGTTATGTCAATGGAGGTTGGAATGGCAGATGATGTGCTGAGATCCCCGTTGTAAAGAGACTTTAAAAAAGATAATTAACTCTGTAAACAACATAAACAAGGATACATAGTGTCAGTTCCTATAATCATAGCAGATGATCCATGCTGTTCCAGTTTCATTGTGTCTGCATCAGTGTAGAAATGTTTTCTACTGTACTTCTACTGTACTTCTGTCATTATCACTGCCAATAAATGGAATGGTAGAGTTGATAGCAAAAGCTATTGTTATCAACTGTATCTGAGACCTGATAGTAGTCTATTGACAGTCTGTAAACAACAGCTTAGTGATAAATCTAAATAGTTTGGATAAAAATAGTCTGAAACAATGTCCTCATTGATGCTACTGTGTCATGACGGTGGCCTgttgggggaggtttatgacccccataaatacctttcccctttttcctctctctactctaccgaTGTAACTATTGAGAATCCCTTTGTTAACAGAGTCTTGGAACATCAAAAGGTGGGAATCGGAAACCTATTTCAgcaatccaaccagttgaaaatatgcattggtacttaatgaatgatgtcagatcagttggcgtctgagacattattactgatgataggacaacaaactgtatcttggaaagtccacacattctagttatcagattcacatggaattgttgtgcaatttaaatgtttaaatatgaaactatttgtgaaaagattaaatgtaattttagcttctaaatgagagaattggttttcatgagtgaactatgctcaactcagtggccccgcccatgtgaacagacatcggttgtaaactatgaaacacggccCTCTCTCCCAACCCTATATAAGCCCCTTTATGAAAATGTAACTTTCTGTTCCAAGGACGTGCGGACTTGAGGTCCCTACGTTGAAAGGACAAGGACCACCTACAGAACCAACCTCAGAAAGAACCTAACGAAATTAGCATCGAATTTCAATGTGAAGGTGACGACCTACATGCCAGAAGGttgaatttcgactataccagccagaatatagcatgagcttaaagtatggcatgaactttgaactcttattaaagaagtgatacctcctagccattgTGTTAGCGCAGCAGCTGTAGATGTGGGCAAGGAGAGGACGGACAGAGTATCAGTCCTACCACACGACGACGGTACTACCAAGTAGCCGTTCTACCaccagacattcttcaaaggacaacccGGCCTCCCATCTACGACCAACcgatcgaagcgcagctcagagtaaatatttattacattttccttttccaaatgggcggttatttagaatgcataagattccgTATTTACGATAGAGTAGCTGCCTACAGCCCGATAGACACAATCTTTTTGCTCCCCAACCCCCTTTCTGtatgtaaccagccgtcatatctgttccgtccgctagggacgttatcctttatgacatttgtaatcaatgtatgatccattctgtgtagatgtaattctgtgtgattatttaggtatttagtaaataaatacaccacattttgtattgctgattcaacttgttagccagggttcgtgaagataaccaagaatgtacaactttcagatgagactgaataaggcGACGATTAAATAtggactgctattgatgtaaaagattaccaggtctttaagagtttattcggaagataacagctctataaacattatttcgtGGTTTCCCGACTTTCTAGGTAATTATTTACCTGATTAGCTCAAATCAGGTAATATTagttacagagaaattattttatagaacaGCATGCCATAATCAcctaatccggcatagccaaagacacaactgTATCCCTCACAGATTATGGCAGCCAGCTCCATAGATCAGGACTGAGACATAAAGAGGACGGTTTCTAAAGGCAGCAGAACAGGTCAACATTAAACCCTGGAGTCTCAGACAACTCCAGTCTTAATCTGTCCACAGGCACCAGAGccaagagatgagatgagataatGGAGGTTAGAGGGTTACCAGGAAGACGACAGGACAGTCTGCTGAGTATTCCAATTAGTCCTACAACTATCAATTAGGGATGGGGATGTAGAATTCAAATATAGATGGAAGATGGGCCTAGAAGTGGTGTCAGACAGTGGCAGGCAGCAATAGTCATTCTTTGTCAGTTGTTTAAATAATTTAGTCCTCTATCCTAATTTCTTCTTCTTGTCTTGTGTGGAGGTGAACCAGGCGTCCAGCAGCTTCTTGCTGTAGTAGATCTGCCAGCCGTGCACCTGCACCGCGATCACCATCACCAGGTACATGACGGACACGGCAGAGAAGCCGAAGATGAAGCGGTAGGCCTTGCCGTGGCGGTACAGCTGCTGGGCCACCGGGAACATCTCCATGCCCCCGTAGATGAGCGGTGCTATACAGAAGAGGCCGGCACTGATCATGGAGATCACCAGGTAGCTGATGTTGTTTTTGGGCAGGGCCATGAAGCTGAAGAGGGAGGGGATGACACTGAGCAGGTAGGGGTACTCCCACTGGTAGGGAGCAGCCACCACACTGTGGGACACTAGGTTCAGCTGGCTCACTGTCACCTGGGCAGCTAAGAGGAGCCAGATCAGAACATGGACGATGTTCAGCTTACGGATCTCGGACTTGAGGGCGACACTgatgagaaagacagaggagaagCACAAGAATGTGATGTTTCAAATGGGTCACTGTGAACAAAACCTGTCATCTTGTTTTATgtaggcacttaaccctaatcgcTCCTGTAAGCcggtctggataagagcgtctgctaaatgactaaaatgcatTAACATTCAAATGAGAGCGAACCTCATCTGGTAGTGTGAGGCCACTCTCTCGCGGTGCTGAAAGTCACTTCCATCTGTGCCAGTAGCTCGAGGTCCAGCTCGGGAAGCCATGGTTCCCGCCTGTCCAAAAAACTCAAAGTAAAACATGTCATTCATTGTGTTAGAGCTTTCTAAGGTGCTCATTAGTGCTCATTAGTTATTTCACAACTGCAGATAAGAATACAGCATTCGCTATCACTCTCGAAGACATTGTAACCTAATGGCAGTCTAATTACATTAgacaattagcctttaaaataaTAGAACTAATACAATTTGTATGAAATGAGCAATACCAATGAATTAAGAATTGCATTAGTCACATGCTCtgtaaacaggtgtagactaacagtgaaatgcttacttacgggcccttcccacaatgcagagagaataacagaaagacaaaaaataataaatacacaatgagtaacgatacttagctgtatacacagagtaccagtactgagtcaatgataacatgactatatacacagagtaccagtactgagtcaatgataacatggctgtatacacagagtaccagtactgagtcaatgataacatgactatatacacagagtaccagtactgagtcaatgataacatgactatatacacagagtaccagtactgagtcaatgataacatgactatatacacggggtaccagtactgagtcaatgataacatggctgtatacacagagtaccagtactgagtcaatgatagcatggctatatacacagagtaagtaccagtactgagtcaatgataacatgactatatacacagagtaccagtactgagtcaatgataacatgactatatacactgggtaccaataccgagtcaatgtaattgaggtagatatttacatataggtaggggtaaagtgtttaggcaacaggatagataataagcagtATCTGCAGAGTATGTGATGACT
This genomic interval from Oncorhynchus clarkii lewisi isolate Uvic-CL-2024 chromosome 18, UVic_Ocla_1.0, whole genome shotgun sequence contains the following:
- the LOC139373006 gene encoding protein jagunal homolog 1-B-like isoform X2, encoding MASRAGPRATGTDGSDFQHRERVASHYQMSVALKSEIRKLNIVHVLIWLLLAAQVTVSQLNLVSHSVVAAPYQWEYPYLLSVIPSLFSFMALPKNNISYLVISMISAGLFCIAPLIYGGMEMFPVAQQLYRHGKAYRFIFGFSAVSVMYLVMVIAVQVHGWQIYYSKKLLDAWFTSTQDKKKKLG
- the LOC139373006 gene encoding protein jagunal homolog 1-B-like isoform X1 — encoded protein: MSTLESSNTMNDMFYFEFFGQAGTMASRAGPRATGTDGSDFQHRERVASHYQMSVALKSEIRKLNIVHVLIWLLLAAQVTVSQLNLVSHSVVAAPYQWEYPYLLSVIPSLFSFMALPKNNISYLVISMISAGLFCIAPLIYGGMEMFPVAQQLYRHGKAYRFIFGFSAVSVMYLVMVIAVQVHGWQIYYSKKLLDAWFTSTQDKKKKLG